One region of Wyeomyia smithii strain HCP4-BCI-WySm-NY-G18 chromosome 3, ASM2978416v1, whole genome shotgun sequence genomic DNA includes:
- the LOC129729203 gene encoding uncharacterized protein K02A2.6-like → MNFVKPPEFNVGDSWPLYEERLKRFFVAHEIDEEDDKRRAAFLLTAVSMEVYQTVKSLCYSKLPEDKKFDEICELLKQRFTPTLIVFRERARVFEARQANCDFGADLDVFVKNLFVVGLRRGPIFERVCEEDTTATFENLQKIALKKESTLHQRGVLEVHKIHPEAEKKQKSDSKCFACERGDHDFRKCQYKSYICKLCSKKGLSKGVSHKGNGVFQEQTETARSETEYEVMVRIHVNGRPICFEVDTGSPINAISKNLYDQMFSSLTLNTDAEEEFVCYNGSGFRAVGTFMAELRYKNYVSKEKIYVFEGTKHPLLGRQTMSRRNLKIDFCHVSEKEPDYKIQLEQLLNRYAAVFKGELGCFKHSKVHLSLKDETVPKFCKPRKVPFAFKEKVEAELNRLEELGIISVAPSSEAEWGTPLVPVLKKDSSLRLCADYRITVNPFLVDNRHPFPFIDEIFAALQGEKYFSKLDLKNAYYQLEVDDELRKLLAWSTHRGVYWMNRLPFGTKTACSIFQATLEKVLQGCRGTIIYLDDILVSGATVTEHLENLNEVLTRLQEAGFLLNKQKCEFFKQEVSYLGHIIDQNGLHKDPEKVKAIMAVKPPKDVKEIRASRFGALFEADV, encoded by the exons ATGAATTTTGTCAAGCCTCCAGAATTTAACGTAGGAGATTCCTGGCCACTCTACGAAGAACGCTTGAAAAGATTTTTTGTGGCGCATGAAATCGATGAAGAGGACGATAAACGAAGAGCAGCTTTCCTGTTGACGGCAGTTTCCATGGAGGTGTACCAAACAGTGAAAAGTTTGTGTTATTCGAAGCTTCCAGAAGACAAAAAGTTTGACGAAATCTGCGAATTGCTCAAGCAGCGGTTTACCCCGACGCTGATTGTGTTCCGAGAGCGGGCACGGGTTTTTGAAGCCCGGCAAG CCAATTGTGATTTCGGTGCTGATTTAGAtgtatttgtcaaaaatctgtTCGTAGTTGGTCTTCGTCGTGGACCAATTTTTGAACGAGTTTGTGAAGAGGATACAACTGCTACGttcgaaaatttacaaaaaatcgcgCTTAAAAAAGAATCAACTCTTCATCAGCGCGGCGTTTTGGAAGTACATAAGATACACCCGGAAGCGGAAAAGAAACAAAAGAGTGACTCGAAGTGCTTTGCCTGCGAAAGAGGTGATCATGATTTCCGGAAATGCCAATACAAAAGTTATATATGCAAACTGTGTAGCAAAAAGGGACTTAGCAAAGGTGTGTCCCACAAAGGAAACGGAGTCTTCCAAGAGCAAACAGAAACCGCTAGGTCTGAAACGGAGTACGAGG TTATGGTACGTATTCATGTTAATGGAAGGCCTATTTGTTTCGAAGTCGATACTGGTAGCCCAATTAACGCTATTTCAAAGAATCTGTACGATCAGATGTTTTCTTCGCTAACATTGAACACTGATGCAGAAGAGGAGTTTGTTTGCTATAACGGATCCGGATTCAGAGCAGTTGGCACATTCATGGCTGAGTTGCGGTACAAAAATTACGTATCCAAGGAAAAAATTTATGTGTTCGAAGGAACTAAACACCCGTTGTTAGGGCGGCAGACTATGAGTCGTAGGAATTTGAAAATTGACTTTTGTCATGTTTCGGAAAAGGAGCCTGATTACAAGATTCAGTTGGAGCAGTTATTGAACAGATATGCTGCAGTTTTCAAAGGTGAATTGGGTTGTTTCAAACATAGCAAGGTGCATCTGTCTTTAAAGGATGAAACAGTTCCGAAGTTTTGTAAGCCCAGAAAAGTTCCATTCGCATTCAAGGAGAAAGTGGAAGCGGAACTGAACCGACTAGAAGAATTGGGCATTATTTCTGTGGCGCCATCATCAGAAGCCGAATGGGGCACACCGCTGGTCCCTGTTCTTAAGAAGGATTCGTCATTGAGACTGTGTGCAGACTATCGTATCACTGTCAATCCGTTCCTGGTGGACAATCGTCATCCATTCCCGTTTATTGACGAGATTTTTGCGGCGCTGCagggtgaaaaatatttttcgaaacttGATCTGAAGAACGCGTATTACCAATTGGAGGTGGATGATGAATTAAGAAAGTTATTGGCCTGGAGCACGCATCGAGGTGTGTATTGGATGAATCGACTTCCTTTCGGAACGAAGACGGCGTGTTCCATCTTTCAAGCGACATTGGAGAAAGTTCTTCAAGGCTGTCGTGGTACAATCATCTACCTAGACGATATTCTAGTTTCGGGTGCAACCGTGACAGAGCACTTGGAAAACCTGAATGAAGTATTAACACGTCTTCAGGAGGCTGGATTTTTACtcaacaaacaaaaatgtgagttttttaAGCAAGAAGTGAGCTATCTTGGTCACATTATTGATCAAAATGGTTTACACAAAGATCCAGAGAAGGTAAAAGCAATAATGGCTGTCAAACCCCCGAAAGATGTTAAGGAAATTCGAGCGTCCAGGTTTGGCGCATTATTTGAAGCCGATGTATGA
- the LOC129729202 gene encoding uncharacterized protein K02A2.6-like encodes MKCLARSYFWWPSLDKEIEDIGKKCDLCIQNRPERSDPISPWRLTSAPCDRVHVDHFSFRGAEYFVLVDSYSKWIETYAVRSLTSEETIEKIAEFTTPYSPCSNGAAENAVKTVKNALKKLSSDSAFKRKSVTWQLNSFLEMYRATHHATTGESPYKLMFSREMRIRFDKLKANSERRHRETIEDLNAKKKNFNFELGETVYARAYRDPKKPLWVRAKITKKIGAVLYECVSDELGIIKRRSHQLLKYTFDDYENDASNSSKADAQLNDNTGIETNDESVDGPIEKEEESVVRPGTSNLYVTRYNRVVLPPSRFGGE; translated from the exons ATGAAGTGTTTGGCCAGATCATATTTTTGGTGGCCTTCACTGGATAAAGAGATTGAGGACATTGGCAAAAAGTGCGATCTGTGTATCCAGAACCGACCTGAGCGAAGCGATCCAATATCTCCCTGGCGTCTTACTAGCGCACCTTGCGATCGTGTACATGTAGATCATTTTTCGTTCCGTGGAGCTGAATATTTCGTGTTGGTCGATAGCTACAGTAAGTGGATCGAGACGTATGCAGTACGTTCGTTAACCTCGGAGGAAACTATCGAGAAAATTGCGGAGTTTACAA CGCCGTATAGTCCCTGTTCCAATGGTGCAGCTGAAAATGCCGTAAAAACTGTGaaaaatgcattgaaaaagtTATCATCAGATTCAGCGTTCAAGCGAAAGTCAGTGACGTGGCAGCTGAACTCATTCCTAGAGATGTATCGTGCCACTCATCATGCTACAACCGGAGAGAGCCCATATAAGCTAATGTTCAGTAGGGAGATGCGAATCCGGTTTGATAAGCTCAAGGCTAATTCTGAGAGACGGCACCGTGAGACAATTGAAGATCTCAACGCTAAGAAGAAGAATTTCAATTTTGAATTAGGAGAAACGGTTTATGCCCGAGCCTACCGTGATCCAAAGAAACCTTTATGGGTACGAGCAAAGATAACTAAGAAAATTGGTGCTGTACTGTACGAATGTGTTTCGGACGAGCTAGGAATTATCAAGCGAAGGAGTCATCAGCTGTTGAAGTACACTTTCGACGACTATGAAAACGACGCAAGCAACTCTAGTAAAGCTGATGCACAGCTCAATGACAACACGGGCATTGAAACGAATGACGAGTCAGTGGATGGACCAATCGAAAAGGAGGAGGAGTCTGTGGTAAGACCTGGAACATCCAACTTGTACGTAACCAGGTATAATCGAGTTGTGCTACCGCCAAGTCGCTTTGGAGGAGAGTAG